The Paramormyrops kingsleyae isolate MSU_618 chromosome 11, PKINGS_0.4, whole genome shotgun sequence genome includes a window with the following:
- the LOC111841410 gene encoding insulin-like growth factor 2 isoform X2, with protein sequence MHPLKVLQMITIAFSLFVQSVSSETLCGGELVDALQFVCGSRGFYFSRPTSRFNSRRTQNGIVEECCFKSCSLRLLEQYCAKPSKSERDVSATALPAVTALPVINKDVPRKSLTMKYSKYIIWQRKAAQRLRRGIPSILRAKCRRQAGKMKAQEQVTLHRPLISLHSNLHSVMPPTENYVINK encoded by the exons ATGCACCCGTTGAAGGTACTTCAGATGATTACCATTGCATTCTCCTTATTCGTCCAGTCGGTTTCGTCTGAGACTCTGTGCGGCGGGGAGCTGGTGGACGCGCTGCAGTTCGTGTGTGGCAGCCGGGGCTTTTATTTTA GTAGACCAACCAGCCGGTTCAACAGCCGGCGGACGCAGAACGGCATTGTGGAGGAGTGCTGCTTTAAAAGCTGCAGCCTGCGTCTGCTGGAGCAGTACTGCGCAAAGCCGTCCAAGTCCGAGCGGGATGTGTCCGCCACCGCCCTCCCCGCCGTGACAGCCCTGCCTGTGATAAACAAG GATGTCCCAAGAAAATCCTTGACCATGAAGTATTCCAAATATATAATTTGGCAGCGAAAGGCGGCCCAGAGGCTGCGAAGGGGGATCCCTTCAATTCTTCGAGCCAAATGCAGGCGGCAGGCAGGGAAAATGAAGGCCCAGGAGCAGGTGACCCTCCACAGACCTCTTATCAGCCTCCACAGCAATCTGCATTCAGTCATGCCGCCCACAGAAAACTATGTCATCAACAAATGA